A portion of the Oreochromis niloticus isolate F11D_XX linkage group LG10, O_niloticus_UMD_NMBU, whole genome shotgun sequence genome contains these proteins:
- the LOC109203832 gene encoding uncharacterized protein LOC109203832 translates to MPGTGNTRESAIQASQGPNQLNPYSAHRCLQISSSSPPPAGTSRQRIACYWDLSAAAASTCHCIFSTFHMQCSAVALLGALLWTRQAIDCHNLERYREHGMPWLPQVMKRIPGKTEKHTRNKVLVLVSSVGLIMNKDFVSYEKLKDLLLELKMTQAELQKYRILSTSVCEKVFGFTLYKLHYDILYRMGNPKPHTEKKLPPDLPLEMEEEDAPVLEEDEEPDLLQTRAVYMPAHTSRHWTQQEEGFINLDPTISTGVAYKEYVGQCKAARLPARSYKGFGRKRRDLLRNE, encoded by the exons atgccaggaacaggaaacacaagagagtcagccatCCAAGCTTCACagggcccgaatcagctgaacccatattcagcccaccgctgcctccaaatctcctcctcctctcctccgcctgctGGGACCAGTAGGCAGCGCATCGCCTGCTACTGGGACCTttcggcagcagcagccag cacatgtcactgcattttcagcACCTTTCATATGCAGTGCAGTGCTGTTGCCCTGCTAGGCGCCCTCCTGTGGACAAGACAGGCAATTGATTGTCACAACCTTGAAAGGTATAGAGAGCATGGAATGCCATGGCTGCCCCAAGTGATGAAGAGGATTCCAGGGAAGACTGAAAAGCACACGCGGAACAAGGTCTTGGTGCTGGTCAGCTCAGTGGGACTTATCATGAATAAGGATTTTGTGTCCTATGAGAAACTGAAGGACCTACTCCTGGAGCTGAAGATGACACAGGCAGAGCTCCAAAAGTACAGGATCCTTTCCACATCAGTTTGTGAAAAAGTTTTCGGCTTCACTCTCTATAAGCTCCACTACGATATCCTTTATCGAATGGGGAACCCAAAACCCCATACGGAGAAAAAGTTGCCTCCAGATCTTCCCCtggagatggaggaagaggatgcACCTGTACTTGAAGAGGATGAGGAACCTGACCTATTGCAGACGAGAGCTGTGTACATGCCCGCTCACACCAGCAGACACTGGACACAGCAGGAAGAGGGATTTATCAACCTTGATCCAACAATCTCCACTGGCGTGGCATACAAGGAGTATGTCGGACAATGCAAAGCAGCAAGACTACCTGCAAGGTCGTACAAGGGCTTTGGGAGAAAGCGAAGAGACCTTCTCAGGAATGAATAG
- the LOC100692936 gene encoding complement C1q tumor necrosis factor-related protein 3, which translates to MEIMVFFSLLLLVCSVSTNQTEADNEIVEQQISNQQPCPQDIHAVLREMAVSLAEQKVRMAFLEKENQAQVAKLKTEIKQLKLQFKEQEAKLETEIDQLELQCKVKQVAFSASLLDQGGLFIGPFNTQITLIFKRVVTNIGNAYNPHTGIFTAPVRGVYHFEFHIFGHGGTPVGAYMFRNGDKIFIAYEHSTSGELSASNGASLLLEAGDQVSVRLLTGRRIYDNQAHHTTFSGHLIFTM; encoded by the exons ATGGAGATCATGGTGTTTTTCTCGCTGTTGCTTCTGGTCTGCTCTGTTTCCACAAATCAGACAGAGGCAGATAATGAAATTGTTGAGCAGCAGATTTCAAACCAACAACCCTGTCCACAGGACATCCATGCTGTGCTCAGAGAGATGGCAGTCTCACTGGCTGAACAGAAAGTGAGGATGGCATTCCTGGAAAAAGAGAATCAAG CCCAGGTAGCAAAGCTGAAGACTGAGATTAAGCAGTTGAAACTACAGTTCAAAG AACAAGAAGCAAAGCTGGAGACTGAGATTGACCAACTGGAGCTGCAGTGCAAAG tcAAACAGGTGGCTTTCTCAGCCTCTCTGCTGGATCAAGGTGGCCTATTTATTGGACCCTTTAACACTCAGATTACTCTGATCTTCAAACGTGTTGTCACAAATATTGGAAATGCCTACAACCCACACACAG GTATTTTCACTGCACCAGTGAGAGGAGTCTACCACTTTGAATTTCACATATTTGGACACGGCGGCACTCCTGTAGGTGCTTATATGTTCAGAAATGGAGATAAAATTTTTATTGCATATGAACATTCAACATCTGGAGAACTGAGCGCCTCTAATGGAGCCTCACTGCTTCTAGAGGCTGGAGATCAGGTGTCTGTACGTCTACTGACTGGTAGAAGGATATATGACAATCAAGCTCATCATACCACCTTCAGTGGTCATCTGATTTTCACCATGTGA